From a single Columba livia isolate bColLiv1 breed racing homer chromosome 19, bColLiv1.pat.W.v2, whole genome shotgun sequence genomic region:
- the RNF208 gene encoding RING finger protein 208, which yields MQASLGDPRAVDSNVKTILMSCLKGQQVIIKMEAMKIIHPEKFSELQASQPRYAPAPRREPPLVAKRAWPSESEIIVNQACGDIPALDATPGPLPLPRTPPLPRRERGYQSQRKGSSEVCYHRQPPSDEVIVNQYVLHPSTPCEPLECPTCGHMYNFTNKRPRILSCLHSVCEECLQILYESCPKYKFISCPTCKRETVLFTDYGLAALAVNTSILNRLPAEALAANPVQWSSDTDRSCYQTFRQYCGAACTCHIRNPLSSCTIM from the coding sequence ATGCAGGCGTCCCTCGGAGACCCCAGAGCAGTGGACAGTAATGTGAAAACAATACTCATGTCGTGTCTGAAAGGGCAACAGGTCATCATTAAAATGGAAGCAATGAAAATCATCCACCCGGAGAAGTTTTCGGAGCTACAGGCCTCGCAGCCGCGCTACGCACCAGCCCCCCGCCGTGAGCCGCCCCTCGTGGCCAAACGCGCGTGGCCCTCCGAGTCCGAGATCATCGTCAACCAGGCGTGCGGGGACATCCCTGCCCTGGATGCCACACCCGGCCCCCTGCCGCTGCCCCGGACTCCCCCCCTGCCGCGGCGAGAGCGTGGGTACCAGAGCCAGCGGAAGGGCAGCTCGGAGGTCTGCTACCACCGGCAGCCGCCGTCGGATGAGGTGATCGTCAACCAGTACGTGCTGCACCCCTCGACGCCCTGCGAGCCCCTGGAATGCCCCACCTGCGGCCACATGTACAACTTCACCAACAAGCGGCCCCgcatcctctcctgcctgcaCTCGGTGTGCGAGGAGTGTCTGCAGATCCTCTACGAGTCCTGCCCCAAGTACAAGTTCATCTCCTGCCCCACCTGCAAGCGGGAGACCGTCCTCTTCACCGACTACGGGCTGGCGGCGCTGGCCGTCAACACCAGTATCCTCAACAGACTGCCGGCCGAGGCCCTGGCCGCCAACCCCGTCCAGTGGAGCAGCGACACTGACCGCAGCTGCTACCAGACCTTTCGCCAGTACTGCGGGGCCGCCTGCACCTGCCACATCCGAAACCCGCTCTCCTCCTGCACCATCATGTGA
- the LOC135575860 gene encoding ring finger protein-like, producing the protein MEPAAAEEAEPGPQLTQAAGREGCTRQQGESGTVGSEGPGEPPQLCGEVPAAAWGCWNPLLAEDTTKPLLPGHDEPPAPGASLPVGQDPPSAAPTSPVLPHGERPALQEGSSSLESASSSILSLSGEGEETSSDEEVVAAEPCCVPAGSEDECPICTEPYDDQQHKPALLNCNHGLCRACLRAIMDTATAADFGRVSCPICRQKTPMLEWEICKLQEELLLLHAQNGSSSALATPRPPALPPRRPGLAGALEHHFQVRFHTTRMFGCLPCVRYPFCLIRALGRLERRCRCCYLLLLALLLAAEILSLFLIFLPIILMVLLFLILDK; encoded by the coding sequence ATGGAGCCGGCAGCAGCTGAGGaggcagagcccggcccccaGCTCACGCAGGCGGCTGGCAGGGAGGGCTGTACCAGGCAGCAGGGTGAGAGCGGGACGGTGGGGTCGGAGGGCCCTGGGGAACCGCCCCAGCTCTGTGGGGAGgtacctgctgctgcctggggctgctggaaCCCACTGCTGGCAGAGGACACAACCAAGCCACTCCTGCCTGGGCATGATGAGCCACCTGCCCCTGGTGCCTCCCTGCCTGTGGGGCAGGACCCTCCCTCTGCTGCCCCCACCAGCCCCGTCTTGCCCCACGGAGAGAGGCCAGCGCTGCAGGAGGGGTCATCCAGCCTGGAAAGTGCCTCCAGCTCCATCCTGAGCCTCTCCGGCGAGGGAGAGGAGACATCAAGCGACGAGGAGGTGGTGGCGGCAGAGCCGTGCTGTGTGCCTGCTGGCAGTGAGGACGAGTGCCCCATCTGCACGGAGCCCTACGATGACCAGCAGCACAAACCGGCCCTGCTCAACTGCAACCACGGGCTGTGCCGCGCCTGCCTGCGCGCCATCATGGACACGGCCACTGCCGCCGACTTTGGCCGCGtgagctgccccatctgccgCCAGAAGACGCCCATGCTGGAGTGGGAGATCTGCAAGCTGcaagaggagctgctcctgctgcacgCCCAGAACGGCTCCTCCAGCGCCCTGGCCACCCCCCGGCCCCCTGCCCTGCCGCCCCGGCGCCCAGGCCTCGCTGGCGCCCTCGAGCATCACTTCCAGGTGCGCTTCCACACCACTCGCATGTTCGGCTGCCTGCCCTGCGTCCGCTACCCGTTCTGCCTCATCCGCGCACTGGGGCGGCTGGAGCggcgctgccgctgctgctACCTCCTGCTGCTGGCGCTGCTGCTGGCGGCCGAAATACTCAGCCTGTTCCTTATCTTCCTCCCCATCATCCTGATGGTGctgcttttcctcatccttGATAAATAG